Part of the Pyricularia oryzae 70-15 chromosome 3, whole genome shotgun sequence genome, AGGTATCTTAtaactttctttttttctcataaATTTCTTTCCCAAATAATACCTTTTGTGTACTGATACTAATAACTAACAAAACCTTTTTATATCCAGCACCTGCCCTTGCACCCAACCAGGCAGCCGCCGGCGCACCCGCCGTATCTGACGCGGATCTGCTCAAACAGCTTTTCCCCGCCCAGATCTCCAGTGGCGAGGACGACGGTGACTCGGAGGACGGCGACTCGGGCAATGACGCCGCCATGGGCCTCGACCACCCGCGCCCTCTTGGCGTCGGCCAGAGGGCCGCAGCCAAGCACGCCAGCAAGCGTATCCGCATCCAGTACAGCGACTTGCCGCAGGCTGAAGCCAACAGGAAGAGAAAAGCGAGACAGACCTCGCTGCCTGCCCCTGCCCCTGGCCCTGCCTCTGCCCCCGCCGTCCAGCCCCAGCCGGCCGTTGTGGGAGCCGTCACCGTGGACCAGGTTGAGCGCAGGCTGGACGACCAGGATTCCAAGATGGAGGCTCAGAACACCAAGCTACTGGCTCAGATCAGCAACCAGAACTCCAAGCTCAAAGACCAGGACCTGAAGCTCAAGACCCAGGACCAGCGGATCCGCTCTCTGGAGCTCACCCTCAAGGACTTTGAGAACAGAACCCGCGGCGTCGAGCTGGCTCTGCGGGAGACCAAGATGGACATCAAGGAGGAGGCCGGCAAGATCCTGACCGAGGAGGTCAAACGGATGAGGACCGAGATGATGAATCAGATGCGGCAAGATGTCTTGGCCGAGATGCGAGCCGAGATCAGGGCGCTCGCTTCGGCCGTGCGTGGCGACAACGTCCCGGATGCAGAGTAGTTGGCCGAGTGGGCTGGGCTGTGTTGATTGGTCTGCTCATAGCAGGAGGAAGGTTCATCGATGCTCAAAGCTCATCTCATCGTACACTTGTAATGTAGCAACTTTGACCCAGGTGCCAGCATTCATAAGTCTGGTCGAAATATGGAATCGACATCAAGAAATGTCACATCGAGAAATGTCACTATTCGCGTCGTTTGATCTCTCGTCACCTTTCCGTCACCTTACATTATGGCTACACAAGTCCATACATCTCCTTGTATTGCTACTAACAAATAACCACACAAGCCAGCAAACTCCGCCCAGATATGCACCTTTTGCATTATCGTATACTGTGCAAACCCCGTTGATCCCCCAAACACCTTGCTAATATGAAAGATGAAAAGCACAGAAAATACCAGACGCGCCAAAGAACTCCTCAGCCCCTTGCCCCTCCCAGCAACAAAGCACCAATCTTGTCAAACAACGTCGGCACCCGGAACGGCTTGCTCAAGACGTCATCCATGCCGCTCCTCCGCGCCTCGGTGACCTGCTCGTCGCGCACGTTGGCCGTGACTGCGATGACGGGGACGTGCGTCTCGATCCTGCCGTCCACCTCCATTCGCCGAATCTCGGATACGCAGGTGAGGCCGTCCATGTTTGGCATTTCCAGGTCCATGAGGATTACCGACAGCCGCACGTTGCCTACCCGGAAAGCTGTGGTTTCGAGGAACTCCAGTGCCTCCAGCCCGTCGTTGGCCGTGTGTACCGTGCATCCGGCTTTGCGAAGTTGGCTAGCCAATACCTTTTGGTTGATCAGGTTATCTTCAACCACCAAGACGTGCAGCTCCCGTGGGTCGAGAATTTTCGGCTGcgtctcggcggcggcggcaagatcATTGAGGACAGCAGGGCTGGACTTGCTCCTGACCACCATATTGTTATCCGGTCCGGCCAAACCACCGGCGTAATCCTGCCGTTGCGGTGTCACGTTCAAGGTGGCGAGGGTGGAAGAGTCTGCACCAAAATGCTGCTCCATTCTCAAGCCCTGCGCATCACTGACTGCGGCGTCTTCCTCTGCCAAGGGCGCTGCCCTGCGAGCCTGGACGTAGAAGCCAAACAAACTGCCCTTGCCTTCTGTCGACGCGACGCCGATCTGGCCACCATGAAGCTCGGCCAGGCGCTTTGAGATAAAAAGGCCCAGACCGGAGCCTCCGTATTGCGCGTGAGTGCGCGGGCTAGCTTGTCGGAACCGCTGGAAAAGCATCTGCTTCTCGGGGATGCTGAGACCACACCCAGTGTCCTGGACCTGGAATCGGACATAGACCGTTTCTTCGGCTGGCCAGTCCTCGGCAAAATTGTGCGAGGTCGGCGTATGCTTGGGCTCGACGTATTCGAAATCTGAACAAGTCAAGGTCGGGTCGGGAGGATCTCTCGAGGCGGCCACCTTGACGGTGATGATGCGTTCCTCGGCGGGGGCTGTGAATTTGATGGCGTTGGTGATGAGGTTGATGAGTATTTGGCGGGTACGGTTCTGATCAACCATGACCCAGTCGACGGCCAAGTCAGAGTACGAAGGGTCCGTCTCGACGCGGCACTTGATCTTTTTGGCCTGCAACTCTGGATCGAACATTTTCACGGCACGGCGGACGACCGCCTGAGGGCGGGCAGGGAGCGGTGTGATGTGCAACAAACTTGAATCGAGCTTGGAGATGGTAAGGATATCGTCGACGATGGACTTTTGATGCTGGACGCACAAGGCGATGGTCTGGGCGGCATCGACGCAAGACTCGACAACCTCATGCCTTGGGGGCGTCTGGGTGCTGGAAGACTCGGCCAGCGCCGTTGAAATATCGTCGGCACACTGCAGGATGGCGCTGAGCGGGTTGCGCATCTCGTGAGAGGTGATGTCGATGAACTCGTTTTGCTGTCTGCGTGTCTCTTCGGCTTCCTGAAGCTGACGTTGCTGCAGCCCTTGAGCCCACTTGAGATGGGAGATGTCGGTAATGGAGCCCATGATGGAACGGAGGGACCCGTCGCTGGCGAATTCCGAATGAGCGTTGATCAAGACCCAAAAGTCGATGGCATCGCCCTGCAGGTTGACAGGGCTGGTTGTTATGCCGCGTTGCCTAATTTGCAACTCGGTGGACCACGAAAATTTGTCCGCGGACGAGGGCTAAAAAGGTCAGCTCAGACACTCAGACACTCAGACGCCAGACGCCAGACGCCAGACGCCAGACGCCAGACGCCAGACGCCAGACGCCAGACGCCAGACGCCAGACGCCAGACGCCATACGCCATACGCCATACGCTCAGTCGCTGTCGGAGTAACAAGACGTGGTCACATACATTCTTGTCCGTCGCCCCCTTTACAAGCCTTGCCCACCCCTCCTCGGCCAGGGCCCTGCTGTTGTCATGGACAAAATCAAGCCACGCAAATTCCGTCTCGGTCCTGTCGCGCGGGACGCCCGTCATTTCATAAAATCTCTCGTTGGCCTCTCGGAGGACCCCATCCGGATCGATCAGGAACATGCCCAGCGGAGACATCTCCGTCATGCGCCTCAGGCGGTTGGCCTGCAAAGTAAGTTGTTCCGTCAACTGCTCTTTTTCGAGGGCCGCTCTTTCGGCTGCGTTTTTGCCGCGACGGACCTCGTCCTCGAACAGAATCGCCGATGCTAGAGACGTCGCCAGCTGTCGGTTGAGCATGCTGATAAACGCCCGATGAGCGTCATCGAGTGGACGCCTTGGGTTGACACCCAAAACGAGaaaggccatgacgacgtcGCCATTGGTTGGGCGAACGGGAAAGATGATGGCCTCGCGGCAAGGGTCGCCAAATCCTCGCCAGGTAATCCCCTCCAAGAGCGACTCTGGCAGGGTGCCGTCTCGTGTATGCAAGAGGGTCGGTTCTCTGGTCCGCATTGCCTCTCGGAAAGTCGGGACGAAACCTTCCCAAGACCGCTTCAAATCTAGCTGTTTGGGCGCAGCAACGTGGCCTTCGGGGACCGCAATCGTGCCCTCAAGGTAGCACGACTTGAGAGACAGTGTGCTCCCCGACGAGGTTGATGTGTTCTCTTCATCCTCGCCCGAGTCACCGACCGAATACAAGAGCGCAAACGGCACGTCAAAGATGTTTTCCGCGAGAGATTCCAACACACGTTTCCAGAACTGCTTGACCGTCTTGGCGTGAGCCGCATGAGCGCCTAGGTTGTTGATGGTCGTCAAATAACGTTGGTTCAGCACCTGGGTTGTGGTCTCGAACGGTGCGTTGTAAAATCCAAGGATGCGGCTGGTGCCGCCATACAGCGGAACGAAACCCCAGGAATAAAACGTCTCCTCCAACAAGCTATGCCTGTCGATCGGTAGGTAGTCATTCTCCTTGCGCACGGCGACGCCGGTCCTCGCACATTCGGCAAACACGGGCCCGGCATAATCCCACAGCTCAGCAAAGGGGCCCGAAAACCCCGTGCCCATGAGCGAAGGGTGTTTGTTGCCAGCGACCTCGCGTGCATAGGCCTCGTTGTAAAGCATCGTCAGCTCGCTACCCCAAAACAGGGCTGCCGGGAACGGATTCGTCATGATCAGGTTCGCAACCTGGCGAAACTCGGCGGACCAAGACTCCATAGGGCCCAAAGGCGTATTGGCCCAGTCGACCGATCTGGCGAACTTGAGGTGCTCCGTGAGCACGCCTTGTAGTTTGTTCTCGGGGACTGTCCAGTCTGCCACTGCCTTTTCCGGTACTGACGCCTTTAAAGGTATTGTTGGTTGATACGACGAgctgccggtgccggtgcccGTGTCGTTGGAGCTGCCATCGGGTGGAAAGTAGGACGTCAACGAGTTGGGAGGTCGTGAGGACGAGACGAGAGTCGCACCCGGAGATGTGTCTGAAGGTAAAGCGATAGTCAAAACCGGCTTATCGACAACATCTAGAGCAATggatttctttctctctcgcGCGACCAATCGTAGACTTTTGGCCTTCTCGTCCTGCTTTTGAGCCCTGACCGTCGCATCGTTGCTGGCCTGTCTCTTCAATCGGTCTTCTGGGGAACGACCGCCACGCTGTGAACTAAACGGCGACGTGGCCTTTCCATCCGGGTTCAGCTCGGCCAGTGTAGAATCTGCATCGGTATCGGCGAACCGCCATAATCTGTTGCCACTAACGATGCGCCAGCGCTTGTGGACGGTGGAGCCGGTCCAGAGCAGATCGGCGTAGAGGATCGAGAGGGGGAAGACGTCTTTGCTGTCGTCGTGAGGCGTGACGCCCGTGGCCCAGCGACGAAAGTCGTGGTAGGCATAGCTTCTCGCCTCGACGGATTGAATCTCGGGGGCTCCATCCACCGAGGGTTCGGCAACTCCGGACGCGTCGAGGCCGACGATGCCGTCGTACAAACGCTCATGCTGGCGGAGGGCGGCGTTGCAAAACACGGGCACGATCGCCTCCAGTCGCTCGGGGCTTGTGTCGGGATCGAGGTCGAGAACAAAGGTCGGACGGGAGTCGGAATCTAAAACGTCGAGCACAGTAAGAGAGTTTAATTCGTCGACGGGATCGGTGGCCGGCGGAGTTGGTAACCCAAAGTCAACCACCACGCCGGAATTGGAGGGGTTCACTGGGTCCGTGACAGCGGCCATGCTGACTCAACTTTATCCCGCAAAATCGGGAAAACTAAGCTGCCTTGGCCtgggggacaaaaaaaagagacgaaAACGCAAAAACAAAGTTACGCATATGCTTAAACACAACAGGCCTGCTGCAGACGCAACAAGGCTTCGAGGTCAGCCTTGGGCGTCGCGCATCCGATGGCCTGGGGTGTTTGGTGGGTGTGGATTTTGCCCCTTGTAGACAGTGGCAGGGGAAAAGGAGCAAAAAGATTGCAAACCGCGAAGCAAAAATTTCCATAATACCGTAGACCTTTCTAGACCTCTGCATTAGATCGCCGATCGCGTCTTTAGCTTGGCGGAGCTTCTGACATCATTCTTGTCGCACCTGAGAAGCTATTGGTTATCTTGTTCCTTGTTCTCTTTGGCAGGTACCCCACCAATCAGGAGCTTTATCTCCTGAACTTCGCCTAGTCCATTGGGCTGCTTTTAGCCTAGTCTACTTCTGGACGAATACGCAGGGAGGATAAATACGGAATTTGTGATGGTCGTTGCGGCAGTTTTATCACCAAGATCAATTTCCACTACATGAGGCCAATTGGATATGATGATTCTTGTCTGCGCTTGGGAGTTTTCTGCGTGTTCTCTTAGTCATCATCTCACAAGTATACGAACGGTCAATCAGACTCGGGAGTGAACTTTGCCCTCTGTTGCAGCGCCAATATTGTCCCATTCTAACCTCCTAGCCCTAGGTGGATCACTGTGAAATAACCATAGGCTCCTCATGTGATCTCTCGCAAAATTTTGTTGTCCCGTAGGCATCGACTTGTACCAATCATCAAATCGCTTTGATGTCTTTGACTTGTTGTACAGTTTTCTCGGCCTGAGCAGGAATCAGTCAAAAGTCTTTGACTGGCTTATTTTCTTTGGCAGGAGGTCGAAGGGGAGGAGAACCTTTGAAGAACCATAATGAAAGTCAGTGAATTTGGAAGCAAGTGGTGACTGGTATTGGGTAGCAGAAAGCACCAAAGTGCATATAAGGACCAACTTACTGCCACACTTGGCCTCTCCCCGAGCAAGAACGTAGTTACCGCTGGAATAATCAGACGAGCTCTGTTCCTGGAGAATCATCTTCGTGTGGCCGACTTTGTCACCTTGCTCAGGGTCCTGGTTGGTAAGCTGAAAGTCTTCATGGTAGAAAGAGTTTTGGGCTTGTGCGCCAGACGCGTTGGGCTGTTCGATGATGACCTGCACTTTGGGCCGCACATCTTTAGGTTTGTCCTCCATTTTGTAAAACAATGAAGTCAGCGGGATAAAGATGGAATGTGGACTTTGTTATGAGGAGGCAAGACGTCGTGGCTTCAAGTAGTTATTGGAAGGGTTAGTTACTTGTGGAAGTGGTTTGAGGTGCGGTAGTCTGTAGAATCAGTCAAAGCTCCGCTACGAAATGATctgccaggcaaccaaaaggtAGAGAAAACAGCAAGTGGTTTGGATGACTCCTCTGTACTTTGCAACCCTTTCCCCGGCGGAATCGCTTGCGAGTTCCCCTGAGACTCGCCCTCACTGGCTTTTCAGCCATCTTTACCTAACGATCTCACTTTTCCTTCCCCTCAACAGCAAACCAGCTGCGTTTGTCTTGTGAAAAGTGAGAACTACCGACAAGACTTTTCCCCTTTCAGCCACGACTTCTCTCGCATGATCTCCCTTTTCTCCAAACTTTGACCAAAGGTTTCGGCTCTCGAGTCCTCAAGGCAGGCTCCGCGCGCAGTAACTTTCTTTGTcgcccttttttcgtctAGCACCGCCTCCACTTTCTTACCTTTTATCAGGCAGATGTGATATCTGCTTCCAAGACTTTGAAAGTTAGAGCATTACCACATTCCTCGCTACTTCGTCGTGATCCTAGATCAATATGGACACGGATATTTCCCCTGGCCTCGCAAGCAAGCGAGCAGAGGAAGAATCTATCCGATATAAACCTCGTCGTGTAATCAACAAGGTTGGCAACAATATCGACTCTTGGGGTCCTTTCACCCTGTGGAGTGACAGCGATGATGAGAATGATTATGAGAACAACCAGAACAATGACTTGGCTCGTACAACATCAGAGCCCGCTACAATCCGGTCAGAACTACCCCTTCCTCTCTAGCACATCAAATGGTCAACCTTTCCCTTTTCACTTGTACACCCACCTCTTTCGTCGAAAATGATAGTACTAACACATCATTGTCTACTCAAGGGATGTATCAAGCAATAATATGAGCAGAACTAGGGTTCCATCTGCAAGCAATCAGATAGAGTCGGACTTGTGAGTGCTTTCTTCTTCTAGGTAAATCTACCCACCATCCACAGTGTTTCCGTTAACAATCCCTCTCTATAGGCAGTCTTCACGTCAAGGCCTAGCCACCCTACCACTCCCCAAGGCTTCAGCCCAGCTGATTTACCTCCCTCGTTCCACGTACAAGCCTGAGAGCACCCTAACCGGCGAGCAAAAGGCACCGACCATTGCGCTGGCCAAGAACTGGAACCACCGGACGAGAGGCGCCAACTTTTCTGGagcaagcagcagcaccagccaAGGCACTCAGCTTGCAGATACCAAGCCACACAATGTTAATTATCTGTTCAACATGATCAGCAACCATGTAAAGCCCGACTCCCACAATGACCCCGATTTCCCAACCCACATCAGGAACCTGGAGGACGCCACCACTCGCCTGCACATGAAGAAAGAAACCTTGAAGGGAGTATATCTACGCACATTCGACATTGACGAGCGCGCCAGCATCAAGCCACGGCTCGACAGCTCCGTCAAGGAACTCCAACGCAAGGAGATGGAGCTGGCCAGCGTGCGCAAGGCCTACCGAGCCGCCGAGGACGTTGCCTACTCGCTCCAAAAGGCAGTGGCCAAGGCCGTCAACGAGGCACTGGCAGCCGCCATGGCAGACAAGGAGCAGCCGGGCGCCCTGTTGAAGCAACGACCGTCGGGAGCCTACAGCAGAGACCACGGCTGGGTCGCTAGCGCCGCAGACGTCGGGCTGAAGACGCCAAAGCCCACCCCAGTGCCGAAACCCAAGGCGATGTGGCTCGCAGCGATTCCGGAGGGTGATAAGTCGGAGAGACGAAATGCACGACACTCGCTTGGTGAGCATGAGCCCAAGCAAGAGCCAGAGCAGGCGCCAGAGCAGGCGCCAGAGCCAGTGGTATGTAGTTAATTGGTTACCATCACTCCCTACTTGGAAGCCAAACACTGACCAGCTTATTATTATACAGGCTCCGAGGGAGCCTGGTAGACGTCCTTCGCTTCATTGGGCTCGCGGCAAGGTCACACACGTCTTCCATCGGTATTTTGGTGGTCGCCATGGCGATGATGGCGCTCAGTCTTAAAACTCAGGGCAACTCTTGGCCTCGCATTAGACAGAAATCCATCCCCGGACTGCTCTGCATTTGATCTTGCCGACTTGCCAGGCGATAATCGCCTGCAGCCACGGTCTATATTTCCATCTGGTGGTTCAGCTTCCCCTGGCGGCCCATACCAGGACAAGATGCAGCACAAGTCGCACTAGCAACCAAAACCCCATGCTGGCCAGGAAAAAAGGCGGTAATTTTAAAACGAACTAATACCATCCAAACTTTTGCATTTTCCGGCGCCGTGCCCAACGCCGACAATACGGGCGTTACATTTTCCTGTTTGCAAACAAATGGTGGTCTATACTATGCATTGTATCGATTCTCAAGGGCCGCGGTGTTTGCACAAAGCCAAACGTTTGTGCGGTTGGACTCTTTGTTCCCACCCACTTCACAGACCAACGCATTCTGGGTCAAGCAGTATAGCTATACATGACCCTATGTACTGGACGCAATTGCGGTGCTTTTGCTCCTgggaaacaagaaaaaaattcACAAATTTGTAGCCACAAGACAATAATCGTCTCTACGGGTCTCACACAAGTAAATGCAAAAATTCTCATCTTGCAAGCAAATCACACACGCGAGACATTTATGTCGTTATTATCTGGTATGGCGCATTACAGGTAGCTAGTCATATCACATGTACATTAATCCAAGACCTGGGATCTCGTTATATCCTTCCTAAACCTCAACCTAGTTTTCAGCTTCAAAACGGACTAGTCGAGTTATCGACACCGCTGTAGTAGTTGATAAAGTTAAAGATCTCCGTGTGCCAGACCAGGCTGTTCTCAGGCTTGGTGACCCAGTGGTTCTCGTCTGGGAAGTTCAGGAACTTGCTGGGAACTCCCTTGACCTGGAGCAGGTTGAACAGCATGACGCCCTCGGACACGGGAAGACGGTAGTCGAGGTCGTTGTGGATGACAAAGTGCGGCGTGGCCCAGTTGTCAATGTAGCGAAGCGGGTTCCAGTCGTAGTACGGCGAGCCAGGTTCGTTGGATGACTGGTTGAAAGGGCCGTTGAAGTCGTGGTTCATGAACCAAAGCTCATCTGTAGCGTACTGGTTGAGAGTCGAGGTAACACCATCGTGGGTTACGAGTGCCTTGAACTCGCGGCCCAACGGCTGACCTTGGATCTGTAGTGGGATAAGGTGTGAGTATTTGCAGGAGACAAGGTTGACGTTAAGGTAGccagaaaagacaaaaactTACGTAGTTGGTCATGTAACCACCAAAGCTCGCTCCGGCCTCGATTCCATTCTCGGTGTCGACATAGTCAAGGTTATCCCTCACATACTCCCAAGCGTGCACCTAGAAGAGTGTTAGATCATCATCAACACAGGCATATAAACAAGGAATAGTACTCACAATATCCCAGTACACAGTTCTCCACCGTCCCGACACGGCATCGGTCAAGTTCTGTCCGAAACCAGTCGATGCGGTCGGGTTGGGCGCAACGACAACGTAGCCCTGGTCGGCCCACACCTTAAAGTTCCAGCGGGTGCTCCACGTGTTGCTGTGCGCTCCTTGCGGTCCTCCGTGGGTGATGAAAGCCAAGGGATACTTCTTTGTGCTGTCAAATCCGGCCGGACGAATCACCCAAGCCTGCTGCTTGTTCTCGgtggtgttgctgctgtaGTAAAACTCGGACACGTCGGCCGAGCTGAGGCCAGCAAGCTCCGAATCGGCGAGGTTGGCCTGGAAGTAAACCTTGGTAGACCCCTTGCCCTCGCCCGACACTGTGTGAATGTCCCGGCTCGACCATATCTTGGAGTCGGAGACGAGCACAGAGCCATCCGGAAGTGGGTAGAATCCAGCAACGGAACCCTGGTCGGTGATGTTCTTGGGCACATACGAATCGCCAGCTGTCAGGGGTACTGCAAACACCCTCGAATGACCCAGGTCCGCGGCGTCGGCATATATGGTCTCGCCGTCGTGCGACCACTTGGCCGAGCCTGGTGCGCGGTCCCAGTCACCAGCCAGCCTGGTGATGTTGAAGCCCTTCTCCTTGTCACCGTTGGCGTCGGCGACGTACAGGATGGAGCGGTCGGACTCGTAGTTGATGCCATTCATCTGCACGTATGCAATCTTGCTGCTGTCGGGAGAGAAAAAGGGGCTCGCCGAAGCGCCCTGGGCCTCGGGGTACTTGGCGCTGCTGCTACGGGGGTTGATGGGGACAGCATCCTTGGCGGTACCGGTGAAGGGGACAAGGTAGATCTGGGTGCTCGTCGTGTTGGCGAGGGGAAGTCCAATATCCTTGGTCATGAAAGCAACCTTGCTGCCGTCGGGGGAAAGCTCGTAGTCGCTAGCACCGTTGAGGTCGTACGGGCTCTCGGCGCAAATAACGTCGCATATTCCAGTGACGTAGTTGGTGAGGTTGCCAGAGAGGGAGTAGCCGCTGCTACCAGACTTGAGGACACCTCCGAAAACGGCATTTTTCTGGGGGGTCAGCCAGTAGTCCTGGATGATGGCAGTAATGTTAGCAAGTCACATGCATGTATATTTCGCAAGGATAGTATTTACCCAGTGACGAGGATACAGCGACGTGTAAATGTTGGCTGAGCTCCTCGCCTTGGTGGCAAGCTGCTCGTTGTACACAGTTCCGTTAGGGTACGCCTTGGCGGTGAGCAGGAAGTTGATGTCGCCAGAAGATGTGCGCGCCGCTTTGAGTCCGGAGTAGGGGGCCGGAAGGGAGGCCACTAGGGTGGCGTTTGTCGGCGAGTGGAGATCCGCGGCGTACAAGCTGACACCTCCATCCTCTTCAGCATTGGTGCCGTTGAGGTAGATGATGCTGGTCGGAGTCGGACCGGCAAACACAACCTCGGAAATGTCGGATCCGTTGAACCAAACAGAGATGTCGCCGGTCTTGAGGTCCAAGATGTTCCACCAGTTCTGTCGAGAACCCGACTCGAAAGAGTACTTGTTGGCTGTGAAGAGAGCAAATTCCTGCAATGCAATGATTAGTCACTAACCGGACACGCGGATATCACATCAATTGACCAGTTTCAACTCACTCCTGACGGATTGGGCACGGCATCAGAATACCGGTTTGCTGACAGCATAGCCTCTGGGGTTATGGCCCAGGCGACGGGCAGGGCGACCGCCGCCAACAAGCTCCTGGTAACATGCATGATTGATAGTTCGACAAGGATCGTCGGAACAAGCAATACTCAAGGCAGCCAAGGCGTGAGAAGCTGTAGGTTGCGACTGGGCAAAGCTGGGCAGGCTGCAAGCTTATATCGTCCAACCTTTTGCTCGCATCGTCATCGGTGCAGAGATTCCCCTGGTTGGCACCTATACCAGAATGGGAATTTATTCATTCCGCAATTGACCCGGGCGGGGTTGTCAGCATGTGGCGCAAGCGAGTTCAGGAAAGACGTAAGAATGCTGATAGCTGTTGGTTCGTTCCGATGGTGCTTCGTCATGGAACAATATCGACCTTCCTTTTCAGGGTTGCGTGGGCCGATTGATATTGGATGGATGAGCGTTATTATTTGTTGCGGATCGGACCAGCGAAAGTACCTTGCTTTTGTGGATAATATAGCATGGGTGCCTACTGGTGCCACCATGGTACAAATGAGGGGTATCGGAGATCAAGGCTCGCAAGGTTCTCTCTGGGTCTAAAGTGGCCTCGTATTGTGAACATAGGGAGAGGTTGGGAAGCTGCCGATCATCCGGCGCCGGCAACAGTACCCGTTGTCCGGCGTTCGTCCTATCTTTGGTTGATAATTTCTGGTTGCTGGGTGGATTGAACCACAAGGTCGGTACATGTACAATGGTGTGCAAACATACTAAGCTTTAGGTTGGACGAAGTAGTCGCGACGGACTTTTGTCAGTTGGATTTAGGCCCCCTAGagtagttctagactagatagTTTGAATCTGT contains:
- a CDS encoding dipeptidyl-peptidase V, which produces MHVTRSLLAAVALPVAWAITPEAMLSANRYSDAVPNPSGEFALFTANKYSFESGSRQNWWNILDLKTGDISVWFNGSDISEVVFAGPTPTSIIYLNGTNAEEDGGVSLYAADLHSPTNATLVASLPAPYSGLKAARTSSGDINFLLTAKAYPNGTVYNEQLATKARSSANIYTSLYPRHWDYWLTPQKNAVFGGVLKSGSSGYSLSGNLTNYVTGICDVICAESPYDLNGASDYELSPDGSKVAFMTKDIGLPLANTTSTQIYLVPFTGTAKDAVPINPRSSSAKYPEAQGASASPFFSPDSSKIAYVQMNGINYESDRSILYVADANGDKEKGFNITRLAGDWDRAPGSAKWSHDGETIYADAADLGHSRVFAVPLTAGDSYVPKNITDQGSVAGFYPLPDGSVLVSDSKIWSSRDIHTVSGEGKGSTKVYFQANLADSELAGLSSADVSEFYYSSNTTENKQQAWVIRPAGFDSTKKYPLAFITHGGPQGAHSNTWSTRWNFKVWADQGYVVVAPNPTASTGFGQNLTDAVSGRWRTVYWDIVHAWEYVRDNLDYVDTENGIEAGASFGGYMTNYIQGQPLGREFKALVTHDGVTSTLNQYATDELWFMNHDFNGPFNQSSNEPGSPYYDWNPLRYIDNWATPHFVIHNDLDYRLPVSEGVMLFNLLQVKGVPSKFLNFPDENHWVTKPENSLVWHTEIFNFINYYSGVDNSTSPF
- a CDS encoding autoinducer 2 sensor kinase/phosphatase luxQ → MAAVTDPVNPSNSGVVVDFGLPTPPATDPVDELNSLTVLDVLDSDSRPTFVLDLDPDTSPERLEAIVPVFCNAALRQHERLYDGIVGLDASGVAEPSVDGAPEIQSVEARSYAYHDFRRWATGVTPHDDSKDVFPLSILYADLLWTGSTVHKRWRIVSGNRLWRFADTDADSTLAELNPDGKATSPFSSQRGGRSPEDRLKRQASNDATVRAQKQDEKAKSLRLVARERKKSIALDVVDKPVLTIALPSDTSPGATLVSSSRPPNSLTSYFPPDGSSNDTGTGTGSSSYQPTIPLKASVPEKAVADWTVPENKLQGVLTEHLKFARSVDWANTPLGPMESWSAEFRQVANLIMTNPFPAALFWGSELTMLYNEAYAREVAGNKHPSLMGTGFSGPFAELWDYAGPVFAECARTGVAVRKENDYLPIDRHSLLEETFYSWGFVPLYGGTSRILGFYNAPFETTTQVLNQRYLTTINNLGAHAAHAKTVKQFWKRVLESLAENIFDVPFALLYSVGDSGEDEENTSTSSGSTLSLKSCYLEGTIAVPEGHVAAPKQLDLKRSWEGFVPTFREAMRTREPTLLHTRDGTLPESLLEGITWRGFGDPCREAIIFPVRPTNGDVVMAFLVLGVNPRRPLDDAHRAFISMLNRQLATSLASAILFEDEVRRGKNAAERAALEKEQLTEQLTLQANRLRRMTEMSPLGMFLIDPDGVLREANERFYEMTGVPRDRTETEFAWLDFVHDNSRALAEEGWARLVKGATDKNPSSADKFSWSTELQIRQRGITTSPVNLQGDAIDFWVLINAHSEFASDGSLRSIMGSITDISHLKWAQGLQQRQLQEAEETRRQQNEFIDITSHEMRNPLSAILQCADDISTALAESSSTQTPPRHEVVESCVDAAQTIALCVQHQKSIVDDILTISKLDSSLLHITPLPARPQAVVRRAVKMFDPELQAKKIKCRVETDPSYSDLAVDWVMVDQNRTRQILINLITNAIKFTAPAEERIITVKVAASRDPPDPTLTCSDFEYVEPKHTPTSHNFAEDWPAEETVYVRFQVQDTGCGLSIPEKQMLFQRFRQASPRTHAQYGGSGLGLFISKRLAELHGGQIGVASTEGKGSLFGFYVQARRAAPLAEEDAAVSDAQGLRMEQHFGADSSTLATLNVTPQRQDYAGGLAGPDNNMVVRSKSSPAVLNDLAAAAETQPKILDPRELHVLVVEDNLINQKVLASQLRKAGCTVHTANDGLEALEFLETTAFRVGNVRLSVILMDLEMPNMDGLTCVSEIRRMEVDGRIETHVPVIAVTANVRDEQVTEARRSGMDDVLSKPFRVPTLFDKIGALLLGGARG